From the Clostridiales bacterium FE2011 genome, one window contains:
- a CDS encoding ParA family protein: MAKIIAIANQKGGVGKTTTAVNLSAAIAQAGKKVLMVDLDPQGNTTSGFGRSVNERSSVYDALMGRADLKNCIQDTDIKKLKLIGSDIRLAGAEVELVSVKDREFFLKKLLGVVRDDYDFIFVDCPPSLSLLTLNAMAAADSVLVPIQCEYYALEGVTSLMNTVNRVKHTFNPRLEIEGILLTMLDGRTNLGLQVVDQVKKHFKKAVFATTIPRNVRLGEAPSHGEPICIYDPRSSGALAYESLAKEVLSRNKKKK; encoded by the coding sequence ATGGCGAAGATTATCGCAATTGCGAACCAGAAGGGCGGCGTGGGTAAAACAACCACAGCCGTGAACCTGTCCGCGGCCATTGCGCAGGCAGGCAAAAAGGTCCTGATGGTAGACCTGGATCCCCAGGGGAACACAACCAGCGGCTTCGGCAGGAGCGTGAACGAGCGCAGCTCGGTTTACGACGCGCTGATGGGCCGCGCGGATCTGAAAAACTGCATTCAGGACACGGATATCAAAAAGCTGAAGCTGATCGGATCGGACATCCGCCTGGCAGGCGCCGAAGTGGAACTGGTCAGCGTAAAGGACCGGGAGTTTTTCCTGAAGAAGCTGCTGGGCGTGGTGCGGGACGATTATGATTTCATTTTCGTGGACTGCCCGCCGAGCCTGAGCCTGCTGACGCTGAACGCCATGGCAGCAGCAGACAGCGTGCTGGTGCCGATCCAGTGTGAGTACTACGCGCTGGAGGGCGTGACCAGCCTGATGAACACCGTGAACCGGGTGAAACACACCTTCAATCCCCGGCTGGAGATCGAGGGCATCCTGCTGACCATGCTGGACGGCCGGACGAACCTGGGCCTGCAGGTGGTGGACCAGGTCAAGAAGCACTTCAAGAAGGCGGTGTTCGCGACCACGATTCCGCGGAACGTCCGCCTGGGTGAAGCGCCCAGCCACGGAGAACCGATCTGCATTTACGACCCGCGGAGCAGCGGCGCCCTGGCCTATGAATCCCTGGCCAAGGAAGTCCTGTCCCGCAACAAGAAAAAGAAGTAA
- a CDS encoding ParB/RepB/Spo0J family partition protein, which produces MPKKTHGLGRGLDSLFAGAEDWGTSIQEIPVGELDPNPDQPRRTFSPESISQLADSIREQGVLQPLLVAPAGGGRYMIIAGERRYRAGREAGLETLPCIVKDIDVIRQREIALIENLQREDLNPIEAAKGIRALMDQCGYTQEKVSFRLGKSRPAVANMLRLLQLPDEVTEMVKDGLLTAGHARVLAGVNSSAEQLRLAHKAVDEGLNVRQMEQLVKALGAKPKKKAAPKRLPAELNELQEKILRRTGLKSTLTGSISKGRIVLQYSSREELERLNDILDKIGE; this is translated from the coding sequence ATGCCGAAGAAGACGCACGGCCTCGGAAGGGGACTGGACTCCCTGTTCGCGGGAGCCGAAGACTGGGGAACCAGTATCCAGGAAATCCCCGTGGGCGAACTGGATCCGAACCCGGATCAGCCCCGGCGCACCTTCAGCCCGGAAAGCATCAGCCAGCTGGCGGACAGCATCCGGGAACAGGGTGTATTGCAGCCCTTGCTGGTTGCTCCCGCGGGGGGCGGCCGCTATATGATCATTGCCGGTGAACGCCGCTACCGCGCGGGCCGTGAAGCCGGACTGGAGACGCTGCCCTGCATCGTCAAGGATATTGACGTGATCCGGCAGCGTGAAATCGCGCTGATTGAGAACCTGCAGCGCGAGGACCTGAACCCCATCGAAGCCGCGAAGGGCATCCGTGCCCTGATGGACCAGTGCGGCTATACGCAGGAGAAGGTCAGCTTCCGCCTGGGCAAGAGCCGTCCGGCGGTGGCCAACATGCTGCGCCTGCTGCAACTGCCGGACGAAGTGACCGAGATGGTGAAGGACGGCCTGCTGACCGCCGGCCATGCCCGGGTGCTTGCCGGTGTGAACAGCAGCGCGGAACAGCTGCGCCTTGCCCATAAAGCAGTGGACGAAGGCCTGAACGTGCGCCAGATGGAGCAGCTGGTGAAGGCCCTGGGCGCCAAGCCCAAGAAGAAAGCCGCACCGAAGCGCCTGCCTGCGGAACTGAACGAACTGCAGGAAAAGATCCTGCGCCGGACCGGACTGAAGAGCACCCTGACGGGCAGCATCTCCAAGGGACGGATTGTGCTGCAGTACAGCAGCCGGGAAGAGCTGGAGAGGCTGAATGACATCCTCGATAAGATCGGGGAGTAA
- a CDS encoding sugar transferase, whose amino-acid sequence MGKNELPKEPYWDGPLSHPFYSKVVKRILDLLLALILLIPGLIVMIPLAIWVKLDSEGPVFYRAVRGGYHNQPFRIFKFRSMVVDADKTGGCTAKNDDRVTRAGRVMRRLKLDELPQLFNIIKGDMSFVGPRPELLLYTEQYTEEQQCIMWVRPGITDRSSIVYIAQDEIVGEEDPVANFERLILPEKNRLRVEYARSQSFALDAGLFLETIKGVFKKADDMRKENK is encoded by the coding sequence ATGGGAAAGAACGAGCTGCCGAAGGAGCCGTACTGGGACGGACCGCTGTCACATCCCTTTTACAGCAAGGTAGTCAAGCGGATCCTGGATCTGCTGCTGGCACTGATCCTGCTGATTCCCGGATTGATTGTGATGATTCCGCTGGCCATCTGGGTCAAGCTGGATTCGGAAGGCCCGGTTTTCTACCGGGCGGTACGGGGCGGTTATCATAACCAGCCCTTCCGTATTTTCAAGTTCCGCAGCATGGTGGTGGACGCTGACAAGACCGGCGGCTGCACCGCCAAGAACGACGACCGGGTGACCCGGGCAGGCCGGGTGATGCGGCGGCTGAAGCTGGACGAGCTGCCCCAGCTGTTCAACATTATCAAGGGTGACATGAGCTTTGTCGGCCCGCGGCCAGAACTGCTGCTGTACACAGAGCAGTATACGGAGGAACAGCAGTGCATCATGTGGGTGCGGCCGGGCATCACGGACCGGAGCAGCATCGTGTATATTGCCCAGGATGAGATCGTGGGCGAGGAAGATCCGGTAGCCAACTTTGAACGGCTGATCCTGCCGGAGAAGAACCGCCTGCGGGTGGAATACGCCAGGAGCCAGAGCTTTGCGCTGGACGCGGGACTGTTCCTGGAGACGATCAAGGGCGTGTTCAAAAAAGCGGATGATATGAGGAAAGAGAATAAGTAA
- a CDS encoding transketolase — protein MESYEALVHSGFEGEPDVRDPKTLAWLIRRNGLEMTHLSRGSHIGSVLSVAEIIAVLYARVLNVDPKEPKKPDRDRLILSKGHAGSAVYAALAETGFFPVEQLKTHYANGSILSGHVSHKGVPGVEVSTGSLGHGLGIGTGMALGAKMDGAQWRTYVVLGDGECDEGSVWEAALQAAQYKLDRLIAVVDYNHMQSLATVDETLRLEPFEQKWKDFGWNAISVDGHDTEALLKAFEWAKENAGSRKPSVILAHTVKGKGISFMENNILWHYRTPQGEEYDAALKELEAIRP, from the coding sequence ATGGAAAGCTACGAGGCGCTGGTGCACAGCGGGTTTGAAGGGGAACCGGACGTCCGGGATCCGAAAACGCTGGCCTGGCTGATTCGCAGGAACGGTCTGGAAATGACCCACCTGAGCCGGGGCAGCCATATCGGCAGCGTACTCAGTGTCGCGGAGATTATCGCGGTGCTTTATGCCCGCGTGCTGAATGTGGATCCGAAGGAACCGAAGAAGCCGGACCGGGACCGCCTGATTCTGAGCAAGGGTCACGCGGGCAGCGCGGTATACGCCGCACTGGCGGAGACCGGCTTTTTTCCTGTTGAACAGCTGAAGACACATTACGCCAACGGATCGATCCTGTCCGGTCATGTGAGCCATAAGGGCGTGCCGGGAGTGGAGGTTTCCACCGGTTCCCTGGGACATGGCCTGGGCATAGGGACCGGCATGGCGCTGGGCGCAAAGATGGACGGCGCCCAGTGGCGGACCTATGTGGTGCTGGGAGACGGCGAGTGCGACGAGGGATCCGTATGGGAAGCCGCGCTGCAGGCGGCCCAGTACAAGCTGGACCGGCTGATTGCCGTGGTTGACTACAACCATATGCAGAGCCTGGCCACGGTGGATGAGACCCTGCGGCTGGAACCCTTTGAGCAGAAATGGAAGGATTTCGGCTGGAACGCGATCAGCGTGGACGGCCATGATACAGAAGCCCTGCTGAAGGCTTTTGAGTGGGCAAAGGAAAACGCCGGCAGCCGGAAACCGTCGGTGATCCTGGCCCATACCGTGAAGGGCAAAGGGATCTCCTTTATGGAGAACAACATCCTGTGGCATTACCGGACGCCCCAGGGCGAGGAATATGACGCAGCACTGAAGGAACTGGAGGCAATCAGACCGTGA
- a CDS encoding transketolase — protein sequence MRDAFARVLEEEMEQNERIVLITGDLGFGVLRQIHRRFPDRLINAGIAEQGMVSMAAGLATTGRTVLVYSIGNFPVLRPLEQIRNDCVYHKADVKIVCVGGGFVYGSLGMSHHATEDMSVMRAIPEMICYTPGDPAETEAVTHDMIWRKGTCYLRLGRGNEPKVHEGPVKGWSFPKAITLRGGKDIAILSCGGILTQAMDAAERLAEKGISARVVSFPCLKPLDTDTVKELLANFRRIITVEEHTIIGGFGSAVCELAAEEGTGCRVKRIGLNDCFTTVVGDRQYLREIYGMDGKAIADKAEAFLEE from the coding sequence GTGAGAGACGCGTTTGCGCGGGTCCTTGAGGAGGAGATGGAGCAGAACGAGCGGATCGTCCTGATTACGGGCGACCTGGGCTTTGGCGTGCTCCGGCAGATCCACAGGCGCTTTCCGGACCGGCTGATTAACGCCGGCATCGCGGAACAGGGCATGGTCAGCATGGCTGCCGGCCTGGCGACCACGGGCAGGACCGTGCTGGTTTATTCCATCGGCAACTTTCCGGTGCTCCGTCCGCTGGAACAGATCCGGAACGACTGCGTGTACCACAAGGCGGACGTGAAGATCGTATGCGTGGGCGGCGGCTTCGTATATGGAAGCCTGGGCATGAGCCATCACGCGACGGAAGATATGTCCGTGATGCGCGCGATTCCGGAAATGATCTGCTATACGCCCGGCGATCCCGCGGAGACCGAGGCTGTGACCCACGACATGATCTGGCGGAAGGGCACATGCTATCTGCGGCTGGGCCGGGGCAATGAACCGAAAGTGCATGAAGGCCCGGTGAAGGGCTGGTCCTTTCCCAAGGCCATTACGCTGCGGGGCGGCAAGGATATAGCCATCCTGAGCTGCGGCGGCATCCTGACCCAGGCGATGGACGCGGCGGAGCGGCTGGCGGAGAAAGGCATCAGCGCGCGGGTGGTGAGCTTCCCCTGCCTGAAGCCCCTGGACACTGACACGGTGAAGGAACTGCTGGCAAACTTCCGGCGGATTATCACCGTGGAAGAGCATACGATCATCGGCGGCTTCGGCAGCGCGGTCTGCGAACTGGCTGCGGAAGAGGGAACCGGATGCCGGGTGAAGCGGATCGGACTGAACGACTGCTTTACCACCGTGGTGGGAGACCGGCAGTACCTGAGAGAGATATACGGGATGGACGGGAAAGCCATTGCCGACAAGGCGGAAGCTTTCCTGGAAGAGTGA
- a CDS encoding LicD family protein — MKRELTLDEIHEELLCQLRDIKAICDRHGIEYNLMCGTLLGAVRHKGFIPWDDDVDLLMTREEFTKFRQIYPKECDSRFELTYLDTWTPRVMNRDPEKAAAFTDFFILDPLPPEGWQRKLHLLHLHLLQGMMKKNVDYSRFNLKNRILLKATHLLGMPFSYAWKAKRYDKVSTRIRSGNDLHMSNGAFELMTHVWHPEQFAEKITAPFEDVECLIPKKYDEVLTVLFGPDYMMPPPEAERVAKHLDL, encoded by the coding sequence ATGAAAAGGGAACTGACGCTGGACGAGATCCACGAGGAGCTGCTCTGCCAGCTGCGGGACATCAAGGCGATCTGTGACAGGCACGGGATTGAGTACAACCTGATGTGCGGAACGCTGCTGGGCGCGGTGCGCCACAAGGGGTTCATTCCCTGGGATGACGACGTGGACCTGCTGATGACCCGGGAGGAATTCACCAAATTCCGTCAGATTTATCCCAAAGAATGTGACAGCCGGTTTGAGCTGACCTACCTGGACACCTGGACACCCCGGGTGATGAACCGGGATCCGGAGAAGGCGGCCGCCTTTACGGACTTCTTTATCCTGGATCCGCTGCCGCCGGAAGGCTGGCAGAGGAAACTGCATCTGCTGCACCTGCACCTGCTGCAGGGCATGATGAAAAAGAACGTGGATTACAGCCGGTTCAACCTGAAGAACCGGATCCTGCTGAAGGCGACCCACCTGCTGGGCATGCCCTTCAGCTATGCCTGGAAAGCAAAGCGGTACGACAAGGTGTCCACCCGGATCAGGAGCGGGAACGACCTGCACATGTCCAATGGCGCGTTTGAGCTGATGACGCATGTGTGGCATCCGGAACAGTTTGCCGAAAAAATCACGGCGCCCTTTGAGGACGTGGAGTGCCTGATTCCGAAGAAGTATGACGAGGTGCTGACCGTGCTCTTCGGACCGGACTATATGATGCCGCCACCGGAAGCGGAACGGGTTGCGAAGCATTTGGATCTCTGA
- a CDS encoding MBL fold metallo-hydrolase codes for MFFCPLYSGSSGNALFCQYGNTRLLIDAGKSGKTIEDALASIGADIRSISGVLITHEHSDHISGAGVLARKYNLPLYATRETWWAMRGKLGKIPQECMREIEAGKDFWLGDIGVVPFSIPHDAADPVGFRLYGGNLSVSTATDLGYFSEDVYANVAGSTLVLLESNHDPDMLRANPRYNAALKARILGDHGHLSNEACSSALLRLINAGTGNVILGHLSGENNTPTLARKVSSDALAREGIRPGEDIRMEVALRDEVGSVYILKERT; via the coding sequence ATGTTTTTCTGCCCCCTGTACTCCGGATCAAGCGGAAACGCGCTGTTCTGCCAGTACGGGAACACAAGGCTGCTGATTGACGCGGGGAAGTCCGGGAAGACGATCGAGGACGCACTGGCTTCCATCGGCGCGGATATACGGAGCATCAGCGGGGTACTGATTACCCATGAACACAGCGACCACATTTCCGGCGCGGGCGTGCTGGCGCGGAAATATAACCTGCCGCTGTATGCCACGAGGGAGACCTGGTGGGCGATGCGGGGCAAACTGGGAAAGATTCCGCAGGAATGCATGCGGGAGATCGAAGCCGGAAAGGATTTCTGGCTCGGCGATATCGGCGTGGTACCCTTTTCCATTCCGCATGACGCGGCGGATCCGGTAGGCTTCAGGCTGTACGGCGGAAACCTGAGCGTTTCCACAGCGACGGACCTGGGCTATTTTTCGGAAGATGTGTACGCCAATGTGGCGGGCAGCACGCTGGTGCTGCTGGAAAGCAATCACGACCCGGATATGCTGCGGGCCAACCCGCGGTATAACGCGGCGCTGAAGGCACGGATCCTGGGGGATCACGGCCACCTGAGCAACGAAGCATGCTCATCAGCGCTGCTGCGGCTGATCAATGCCGGGACGGGCAATGTGATCCTCGGCCACCTGAGCGGAGAGAACAATACGCCCACGCTGGCCCGGAAAGTATCCTCTGACGCACTGGCCCGGGAAGGCATCCGGCCGGGGGAGGACATCCGGATGGAGGTAGCGCTGCGGGACGAGGTCGGCAGCGTCTATATACTGAAAGAGAGAACATAA
- a CDS encoding ABC-F family ATP-binding cassette domain-containing protein produces MIILALQDVKKSFGTHEVLKSVSFTLQDGERMGLVGVNGSGKSTIMKIIAGLETADSGTVSMQKGLRIGYLAQQGELTGEETVLETLESVFEPQRRMEAELRSLEQEMAESGSDPEALRILGGKYDTLTREFERSNGYGWRSSVQGVLAGLELREFQDMKTGLLSGGERTRLCLGRMLLTEPDLLLLDEPTNHLDLKSIAWLEEYLAAFHGAVLVISHDRYFLDRVCGRMAELLLGNVETYSGNYTEYLEKRTAVYENRMRAWKLQQKEIARQEAIIAMYRRFNKEKSIRIANSKQKRLDMVERLEKPEDESTIRFRFETRRRTGDDVLMTEGLSKGYGDRILFRDLKMHVRAGDRIALIGDNGTGKSTLLKCLIGVEKPDAGVIRWGTGVDLGYYDQHQSELHENKTVLDEVWDRFPRMEQYEVRGALGLFLFTGDEVFEPVSTLSGGEKGRVALTELMLRKDNVLLLDEPTNHLDMDSREVLENALSDFPGTIISVSHDRYFINRFAEKVWVLDGNEIKEYLGNYDSYALKVSRDQEPDGSAPQQTRTAMDKEKRRSREEERKLREQKEALKAAEQAIARAEKEAGEMEAELADPEIWKDPDKAAETTRRYNALKDEIERLYEQYDALESSL; encoded by the coding sequence ATGATTATACTGGCCCTTCAGGACGTAAAGAAGAGCTTCGGCACCCATGAGGTGCTGAAGTCTGTTTCCTTTACCCTTCAGGACGGGGAACGGATGGGCCTGGTTGGAGTCAACGGCAGCGGCAAAAGTACCATCATGAAGATCATTGCCGGACTGGAAACTGCCGACAGCGGCACCGTGAGCATGCAGAAAGGGCTCCGGATCGGTTATCTGGCCCAGCAGGGCGAGCTGACCGGGGAGGAGACGGTGCTGGAAACGCTGGAGAGCGTCTTTGAACCCCAGCGGCGTATGGAAGCGGAACTGCGGTCCCTGGAGCAGGAAATGGCTGAATCCGGGTCTGATCCGGAAGCACTGCGGATCCTGGGCGGGAAATATGACACGCTGACCCGGGAGTTTGAACGGAGTAACGGCTACGGATGGCGGTCTTCTGTGCAGGGTGTGCTGGCCGGTCTGGAGCTCCGGGAGTTCCAGGATATGAAGACAGGACTGCTGTCCGGCGGCGAGCGCACCAGGCTGTGCCTGGGACGGATGCTGCTGACGGAACCGGATCTGCTGCTGCTGGACGAACCGACCAACCACCTTGACCTGAAGAGCATTGCCTGGCTGGAAGAGTACCTGGCTGCTTTCCACGGCGCTGTGCTTGTCATCAGCCACGACCGGTATTTCCTGGACCGGGTGTGCGGCCGGATGGCGGAGCTGCTGCTGGGCAATGTAGAGACATACAGCGGAAACTATACCGAATACCTGGAAAAGCGGACGGCTGTGTACGAAAACCGGATGCGGGCCTGGAAGCTGCAACAGAAGGAAATCGCCCGGCAGGAAGCCATTATCGCCATGTACCGCCGGTTCAATAAGGAGAAGAGCATACGGATTGCCAACAGCAAGCAGAAACGGCTGGATATGGTTGAACGGCTGGAGAAGCCTGAAGATGAAAGCACAATCCGGTTCCGGTTTGAAACCCGGCGGCGTACGGGTGACGACGTGCTGATGACCGAAGGCCTGAGTAAGGGCTACGGGGACCGGATCCTGTTCAGGGATCTGAAGATGCACGTCCGCGCCGGAGACCGGATTGCCCTGATCGGTGACAACGGCACAGGCAAGAGTACGCTGCTTAAATGCCTGATCGGCGTGGAAAAGCCGGACGCAGGTGTAATCCGCTGGGGAACAGGCGTGGATCTGGGATACTACGACCAGCACCAGTCGGAGCTGCATGAGAACAAAACCGTGCTGGATGAGGTATGGGACCGGTTCCCGAGAATGGAACAGTATGAGGTGCGGGGAGCGCTGGGCCTGTTCCTGTTTACCGGGGATGAGGTTTTTGAGCCGGTCAGTACCCTGAGCGGCGGCGAGAAGGGCCGGGTGGCCCTGACGGAGCTGATGCTGCGGAAGGATAATGTGCTGCTGCTGGACGAACCGACCAACCACCTGGACATGGACAGCCGCGAAGTGCTGGAGAACGCGCTGAGCGATTTCCCGGGGACGATTATCTCGGTCAGCCATGACCGTTACTTTATCAACCGCTTTGCTGAAAAGGTCTGGGTACTGGATGGAAACGAGATCAAGGAGTACCTGGGCAACTATGACAGCTACGCGCTGAAGGTCAGCCGTGACCAGGAACCGGACGGCAGTGCTCCGCAGCAGACCCGGACAGCGATGGACAAGGAAAAGCGCAGGAGCCGGGAAGAAGAAAGGAAACTCCGGGAACAGAAGGAAGCGCTGAAGGCGGCGGAGCAGGCGATTGCCCGCGCGGAGAAGGAAGCCGGAGAGATGGAGGCGGAACTGGCGGATCCGGAGATCTGGAAAGATCCGGACAAGGCAGCCGAAACCACCCGGCGGTATAACGCCCTGAAGGATGAGATTGAGCGCCTGTATGAACAATATGATGCGCTTGAGAGCAGTCTGTAA
- the rpsJ gene encoding 30S ribosomal protein S10, which produces MANQKIRIKLKSYEHKLIDQSAERIVETAKRTGARVSGPIPLPTEREIVTILRAVHKYKDSREQFERRTHKRLIDINNPNPKTVDAMMKLDLPAGVEIEMKL; this is translated from the coding sequence ATGGCCAACCAGAAAATCCGTATCAAGCTGAAGAGCTACGAGCACAAACTGATCGACCAGAGCGCGGAGCGGATCGTTGAAACCGCAAAGCGTACCGGCGCTCGTGTCTCCGGCCCCATCCCGCTCCCCACGGAAAGGGAGATCGTCACTATCCTTCGCGCCGTCCATAAGTACAAGGACAGCCGCGAACAGTTCGAACGCCGCACCCATAAGCGGTTGATCGACATCAACAATCCGAATCCCAAGACGGTGGACGCCATGATGAAGCTCGATCTTCCTGCTGGTGTCGAAATCGAAATGAAACTGTGA
- the rplC gene encoding 50S ribosomal protein L3, translating into MKKAIVGKKIGMTQVFTEDGRLVPVTVIEAGPCTVVQTKNIESDGYDAVQVGFGDLTENRAKKLLTKPEIGHFKKAGVEAKRTLREFRFEDCSSYKVGDVLKCDQFAQGDKIDITGTSKGHGYTGPIQRWNQHTGPMAHGSKYHRGVGSMSANSDPSRVFKNKHMAGHYGVDKVTVQNLEVVQVDAERNLLLVKGAVPGPNEGLLIIRDTCKA; encoded by the coding sequence ATGAAGAAAGCGATCGTGGGCAAAAAGATCGGCATGACGCAGGTCTTCACTGAAGACGGCCGTCTCGTACCGGTCACCGTGATTGAAGCGGGCCCCTGCACAGTGGTGCAGACCAAGAACATCGAAAGCGACGGCTACGATGCCGTACAGGTCGGTTTCGGCGACCTGACCGAGAACCGCGCCAAGAAACTGCTCACCAAGCCTGAAATCGGCCACTTCAAGAAGGCCGGCGTGGAGGCCAAGCGCACCCTGCGTGAATTCCGGTTTGAAGACTGCAGCAGCTACAAAGTCGGCGACGTTCTGAAGTGCGACCAGTTCGCCCAGGGCGACAAGATCGACATCACCGGAACCAGCAAGGGTCACGGATACACCGGTCCCATCCAGCGGTGGAACCAGCACACCGGCCCCATGGCTCACGGCTCCAAGTATCACCGCGGCGTGGGTTCCATGAGCGCGAACTCCGACCCCAGCCGGGTATTCAAGAACAAGCACATGGCCGGCCACTACGGTGTGGATAAGGTCACGGTGCAGAACCTGGAAGTCGTCCAGGTGGACGCGGAACGCAACCTGCTGCTGGTCAAGGGCGCTGTGCCCGGCCCCAACGAAGGTCTGCTGATTATCCGTGACACCTGCAAGGCCTGA
- the rplD gene encoding 50S ribosomal protein L4: MAKTALYNMEGKTIGEVELSDEIFAAPINEAAMHLMVRSYLAAQRQGTQSSLTRGEVRGGGRKIYRQKGTGNARHHGNRAPQFKHGGVVFAPKPRDYDLAVNKKVRRLAFKSAMTTKLNAGEIIVVDKLELKDAKTKLMAETLKKLQAEKKALVILPEREESIIRATANLPQAKVSYVNTLNVYDILNADKLVMTVAAKESVEEVYA, encoded by the coding sequence ATGGCAAAAACCGCACTTTATAATATGGAAGGAAAGACCATCGGCGAAGTTGAGCTGAGCGACGAGATCTTCGCGGCTCCGATCAACGAAGCAGCGATGCACCTGATGGTCCGCTCCTACCTGGCAGCACAGCGCCAGGGAACACAGAGCTCCCTGACCCGCGGCGAAGTCCGCGGAGGCGGCCGGAAGATCTACCGCCAGAAGGGCACCGGTAACGCCCGCCACCATGGCAACCGCGCACCCCAGTTCAAGCACGGCGGTGTCGTGTTCGCCCCCAAGCCCCGTGATTACGATCTGGCCGTGAACAAAAAGGTTCGCCGCCTGGCTTTCAAGAGCGCCATGACCACCAAGCTGAACGCTGGCGAGATCATCGTTGTTGACAAGCTGGAGCTGAAGGATGCCAAGACCAAGCTGATGGCCGAAACGCTGAAGAAGCTGCAGGCTGAAAAGAAGGCCCTGGTGATCCTGCCCGAGCGTGAAGAGAGCATCATCCGCGCGACCGCGAACCTGCCCCAGGCGAAGGTCAGCTACGTGAACACTCTGAACGTTTACGACATCCTGAACGCCGACAAGCTGGTTATGACCGTTGCGGCCAAGGAAAGCGTCGAGGAGGTGTACGCATGA
- the rplW gene encoding 50S ribosomal protein L23 has product MKNPHDIIKRPILTEKAYEGIDEKRYVFEVDIKANKAEIKNAIETVFAEDGVKVAKVNTLRTIGKMKRQGRTQGMTPETKKAYVILKKDSKPIKFFEGMAQ; this is encoded by the coding sequence ATGAAGAACCCCCATGACATCATCAAGCGGCCGATCCTGACGGAAAAGGCTTACGAAGGAATCGACGAGAAGCGCTACGTTTTCGAAGTCGACATCAAGGCCAACAAGGCCGAGATCAAGAACGCCATTGAAACCGTGTTCGCGGAAGACGGCGTGAAAGTTGCCAAGGTTAACACCCTGCGCACCATCGGTAAGATGAAGCGCCAGGGCCGCACCCAGGGCATGACCCCCGAAACCAAAAAGGCCTATGTGATTCTGAAGAAGGACTCCAAGCCCATCAAGTTCTTCGAAGGCATGGCACAGTAA
- the rplB gene encoding 50S ribosomal protein L2 encodes MAIRVYKPTSPARRHMSVLTFEEVTKKAPEKSLTEVLKKNSGRNKQGKITVRHQGGGNKRKYRIIDFKRDKVDIPAKVSAIEYDPNRSAFIALLNYVDGEKRYILAPLGLKVGDTVISSDSADIKPGNALPISNIPVGTLIHNLELKPGRGGQLVRSAGMSAQLMAKENGFAQVRLPSGEMRKLPLNAKATIGTVGNTDHENVRLGKAGRVRHMGIRPTVRGVVMNPCDHPHGGGEGKSPVGMPAPVTPWGKPALGLKTRKHKKYSNKMIVKRASSK; translated from the coding sequence ATGGCTATCCGAGTTTACAAGCCGACTTCGCCCGCCCGGCGGCATATGTCGGTTCTGACCTTTGAAGAGGTCACCAAGAAAGCGCCCGAGAAGAGCCTGACCGAGGTTCTGAAGAAGAACAGCGGCCGGAACAAGCAGGGCAAGATCACCGTCCGTCATCAGGGCGGCGGCAACAAGCGGAAATACCGCATCATCGACTTCAAGCGCGACAAGGTGGATATCCCCGCCAAGGTCAGCGCGATCGAGTACGACCCGAACCGCAGCGCCTTCATCGCCCTGCTGAACTATGTAGACGGCGAGAAGCGCTACATCCTGGCTCCTCTGGGCCTGAAGGTCGGGGACACCGTGATCAGCAGCGACAGCGCGGACATCAAGCCCGGTAACGCCCTGCCGATCAGCAACATCCCCGTTGGTACCCTGATCCACAACCTGGAGCTGAAGCCCGGCCGCGGCGGCCAGCTGGTACGCAGTGCCGGCATGAGCGCCCAGCTGATGGCTAAGGAAAATGGTTTCGCTCAGGTCCGCCTGCCCAGCGGCGAAATGCGGAAGCTTCCGCTGAACGCCAAGGCCACCATCGGTACCGTGGGTAACACCGATCACGAGAACGTACGCCTGGGTAAAGCCGGCCGCGTTCGCCACATGGGTATCCGGCCCACCGTCCGCGGTGTGGTTATGAACCCCTGCGATCACCCGCACGGCGGCGGCGAGGGCAAGAGCCCCGTTGGTATGCCGGCTCCTGTTACTCCCTGGGGTAAGCCCGCTCTGGGTCTGAAGACCAGGAAGCACAAGAAGTATTCCAACAAGATGATCGTCAAGCGCGCAAGCTCGAAGTAA